The nucleotide window GTGGTAGATACTCTGGATAAAGGAGACCGCCAGCCCGCTGCTGTCCATTACCCCCATCCACACGGTATCGCCGGGGCCGCGACCGGTGCCCCAGGCAGCCGCATGATCGTCCCGCACCTGTGCCGCCAGCGCGGTGAGGTGGTCGCGCGTCAGCAGCGCCTGAAGGTCGGTATCTATGTGGCGCGGATCGGTGATGTGCTTATCGCGCAGCGCGAACGCTTTTTTCGTGGCTTCAACAATGCGATGCACGGTTTCTGCCTCATCAGCCTGTGCCATGTTCAGGTGATCGGTGATACCCAGGATCGCCAGTGAGACCAGTCCCTGCGTGGGAGGCGTCATGTTCCAGATGTCGCCTTCACTGTGGGCCAGATGCAGCGGTGTGCAGCGGCGCGCACGCTGCTGCTGTAAATCTGCCAGCGTGATCGGCATGCCAAGCTTTTGCATTTCCCGGGCCAAATGCTGCGCCAGTTCGCCACGGTAAAAACTCTCCAGCCCCTGATCGCTTAACAGGCTCAGCGTCTGCGCTAAGGCCGGCTGGGTGAAACGACTCCCTGCCGCCGGCACGCTGCCATCCGGCAGAAAGGTGGCGGCAAAACCGGGCTGATGCAGTAATTCGTGCTGTTTGGCCGCGGTGGCAGCGGCCTGTGAGGCGGTCACCGGAATACCGTCGGCGGCGTAGCGCAGCGCATCACGTAACAGGCGGGAGAGGGGCAGCGGTGCGGCACCGAGTTCGGCGGCCAGCGTCAGGGCTTCCTGCCAGCCGCTGACGGTGCCCGCCACGGTCAGCGCCGCCTTTGGCCCGCGATGGGGGATGTGACTTTCGCCGGAGTAGAAATCGCGGTGCGCCAGCGCGCCTGCGGCTCCGCTGGCATCAATGGCGATCGGATCGCCGTGTGGCGGCACCACCAGCCAGAAACCATCGCCGCCCAGCCCATTCATGTGCGGATAAACCACCGCAATGGTTGCCGCCGCCGCGACCATTGCCTGTAATGCGTTACCGCCTTCACGCAGCACCGCTAAGGCGCTTTCGCTGGCGAGGTGATGCGGCGTCACCGCCATGCCCTGCGGGGCCATATTGCTCTGGATCATAATGCACTCTTGTTCGGGTACGTCCGGTTGCAGAAGCAAGAGCTGTTCCAGTTTTGCGGTGCGTTCACTGTGGATCGATTTATGCTAGCTTGTGCTGAAACAAAAGTTACAGGACCGGATATGAAACAGCTTGATGAACGCCTCCGCAGTCACTATCCGCAGCTGTCGCCGCAGGAGCAGCGCATCGCCGACTTTGTGTTTGACCATTTTGACGACATGATCAGCTACAACAGCGCAGAGCTGGCGCGGCTGAGCGGGGTGTCTAAAGCGACGGTCAGTCGCCTGTTCAAACGTCTTGGCTATGAAAAATACAAAGACATGCGCGATGAGCTGCGCATCCTGCGCCAGAGCGGTATGCCGCTGACCGATAACCGGGATGCGGTGCAGGGCAACACCTTACTGTCGCGTCACTATAAGCAGGAGATGGCGAACCTGACGCAGTGGGTTAATAGCATCGATGCGCAGCAGTTTGGCGACGTCATTCAGGCGCTGAGCGCCGCCCGCCGCATCTTTATTATCGGCATGCGCAATGCCTATCCGGTGGCGCTGCACCTGCGCCAGCAGCTGATACAGGCGCGTGCGCAGGTGTTTTTACTGCCGCAGCCCGGACAAACGCTGGGGGAAGAACTGGTGGATATCACCCCCGAGGATGTGGTGGTGGTGATGGCATTCCGGCGACGTCCGCGCATCATTCGCCCGCTGATGCAGCAG belongs to Candidatus Pantoea soli and includes:
- a CDS encoding gamma-glutamyltransferase family protein; this translates as MIQSNMAPQGMAVTPHHLASESALAVLREGGNALQAMVAAAATIAVVYPHMNGLGGDGFWLVVPPHGDPIAIDASGAAGALAHRDFYSGESHIPHRGPKAALTVAGTVSGWQEALTLAAELGAAPLPLSRLLRDALRYAADGIPVTASQAAATAAKQHELLHQPGFAATFLPDGSVPAAGSRFTQPALAQTLSLLSDQGLESFYRGELAQHLAREMQKLGMPITLADLQQQRARRCTPLHLAHSEGDIWNMTPPTQGLVSLAILGITDHLNMAQADEAETVHRIVEATKKAFALRDKHITDPRHIDTDLQALLTRDHLTALAAQVRDDHAAAWGTGRGPGDTVWMGVMDSSGLAVSFIQSIYHEFGSGVVLPGTGITWQNRGAAFSLQPDHLLALLPGKQPFHTLNPAAARLKDGRTLVYGSMGGDGQPQTQAAIFTRHVIQGLPLQQAVSAPRWLLGRTWGESSDSLKLEARFAPETVQRLRALGHEVELLPDFSEVVGHAGAIIRHNNGMLEGAFDPRSNGSAAGF
- the hpxU gene encoding MurR/RpiR family transcriptional regulator HpxU produces the protein MKQLDERLRSHYPQLSPQEQRIADFVFDHFDDMISYNSAELARLSGVSKATVSRLFKRLGYEKYKDMRDELRILRQSGMPLTDNRDAVQGNTLLSRHYKQEMANLTQWVNSIDAQQFGDVIQALSAARRIFIIGMRNAYPVALHLRQQLIQARAQVFLLPQPGQTLGEELVDITPEDVVVVMAFRRRPRIIRPLMQQLQQQHVPVLALCEPQAQGVTSLARWQLCAPLDSVSAFDSYASAMSLINLVANALLHEMLSQGRQRIHHIADLYQQLDELEHR